Proteins found in one Candidatus Nitrospira nitrificans genomic segment:
- a CDS encoding DUF3015 family protein produces the protein MRKSFRNIAAIGASLMLGLTGCTLKATINQTTDTTSNVTGTTSGAAWWSEDGQIKPDFKATAFVSFNHENLVQDVAAGRGEYLASISRLLGVPNDRQTAFFSAAQASYAGKIGKDSTALLLLLRDTSGAFIR, from the coding sequence ATGCGGAAATCTTTTCGAAATATAGCAGCCATCGGTGCAAGCCTGATGCTTGGCCTAACGGGTTGCACCCTGAAAGCCACCATTAACCAAACGACCGACACGACATCCAACGTCACCGGCACCACATCGGGAGCAGCCTGGTGGAGCGAGGACGGGCAGATCAAGCCGGATTTCAAGGCGACGGCGTTCGTCTCGTTCAATCATGAAAACCTGGTTCAAGATGTCGCAGCAGGTCGCGGAGAGTATTTGGCCTCGATCAGCAGGCTGTTGGGAGTTCCAAATGACCGACAGACAGCATTTTTCTCCGCCGCCCAGGCAAGCTATGCCGGGAAGATAGGCAAGGATTCCACGGCCTTGCTTTTACTGCTTCGGGATACATCCGGAGCATTCATTCGATAA